TCTTTCTCCTGATAGTAAAGTATTAATCATTGGTGCAGGATTAATTGGTTTAAAATGTGCTGAGGGTATTAGAAAGAAAGTTGGCAGTATCACTGTGGTAGACTTAGCCGATAGAATTCTTTCCAGTATACTGGATCAGGAAGGTGCCAAGGTCGTTCAATCTCATATAGAAAAAGAAAATATTCAGTTTGTTTTAAAGACCCAAGTTACAAAGTTTTTAAATAACAAAGCTTTGTTATCCAATGGAGAAGAAATTGATTTTGATGTGTTAGTTCTTGCAGTGGGTGTTCGTCCTAATGTCGACTTAATTAAAGAAATCAATGGCAAGGTGAATCGAGGCATTGTTGTGGATGAATTTTGTCGAACCTCTTTATCCGATATCTATGCTGCTGGAGACTGTTGTGAGTCCTATGATATTACGACAGATCAAAATAGAGTCTTAGCTTTATTACCTAATGCCTATATGATGGGAGAATGTGCTGGAATCAATATGGCTGGTGGAGAAAAAGTTTATGACAAAGCAATTCCTATGAACTCCATTGGCTTTTTTGGACTTCATATGGTAACTGCCGGAAGCTACGACGGAGAAGTGTATACCCAAAACGAATCTGGCCAGTATAAAAAACTTTTTATAAAAGATGGGTTGTTAAAAGGATATATCATTATCGGCAATATTGAAAAAGCAGGAATATATACCAGCTTGATAAGAGAAAAAACTCCTCTTAGTGAGATTGACTTTGAATTAATTTGCAGCAGGCCTAGTTTAATGGCTTTCTCAAAAATTGAGCGTAAGAAAAAGCTGGGAGGTGCAATCTATGGATATTAATGCGAAAGATCTGCATTTTAAAGAATTAAATGAAAGAATAAAAAATTCTCCTGAAAAAGATATTGTTATTAATGAATGTAATGGCCAAAGATATATAGGAAGCGGACAAAAAGGAAAGAATATCACCATTAATGGTGTTCCAGGGAATGCTTTAGGATCATATTTAGATGGATGCATTATTAGAGTTCATGGAAATGCTCAAGATGCAACCGGGGATACTATGAACGATGGAACCATTTATATTCATGGCAATAGCGGAGACGCTTGTGGGTATGCAATGCGAGGGGGAAAAATTTTCATAAGAGATAACGCAGGTTATAGAACGGGTATTCATATGAAACAATATAAAGATAAAAGACCTGTCATAGTAATTGGCGGCAGTGTAGGAAGTTTTCTTGGAGAATATCTTGCAGGAGGCATTATAGTTGTATTAGGATTAAATAGTGAGGAGACTCCCTCAGTAGGAAATTTTTGTGGAACCGGTATGCATGGGGGTAAAATCTATTTAAGAACGAATCAACTTCCGCAGGATTTGCCTAAACAGGTTATTGCAAAAGAAGCAACAGCAGAAGATATGGAAGAAATCAAAGAATATATAGAGGAATTTTGCCAAGAATTTGGCGGAAACAAAGAAAACATTTTAAACTCTAATTTCTTTTGCCTGATTCCAGATACAAAAAACCCCTATAAGCAGATGTATACCTATAATTAAAGGAGGTTTTGGGGTATGACCTATACAATGAAAGAGGTTTTACAATTTGTAAAAGAAAATGATGTAAAGTTTATTCGCCTGGCATTTTGTGATATTTTAGGAACTCAAAAAAACATTTCCATTATGCCGGATGAACTTGAAAGAGCATTTGAAAATGGTATTTCATTTGATGCTTCTTCTATATTAGGGTTTATGAATGTTGAACAGTCAGATTTGTTTTTATATCCAGACCCATCAACTTTAAGTATATTACCTTGGCGGCCCCAACAGGGAAGAGTTATACGATTTTTCTGTGATATAAAACATCCTGACAAAAGACCTTTTGAAGGGGATACGAGAAATATTTTAAAAAAAGCTGTAGAACGGGCAGAAAAAATGGGTTATGTATGTAAGATAGGTTCGGAATGTGAATTTTATCTTTTTGAGACAGATGAAAAAGGGAAACCGACAGATATTCCTTATGATGGAGGAGGATATCTAGACATTGCCCCCTTGGATAAAGGTGAAAATGTCCGAAGAGAAATCTGTTTATCCCTTGAACAAATGGGAATACAGCCTGAAAGTTCCCATCATGAGCAAGGGCCTGGACAAAATGAAATTGATTTTAAATATAGTGATGCTATAACTGCTGCAGACAATCTGATTACTTTTAAGTCGGTTGTTAAAGCTATTGCATCAAGAAACGGGCTTTTCGCATCCTTTATGCCAAAGCCTATTTCCCATGAAAGTGGAAGTGGTCTGCATATTAATTTATCTCTTTTAAAAAATGGATTTAATATTTTTAGAGATGGTCAGGATCATTCAACCGATGCAAAAAGTTTTATAGCAGGTGTTTTAGATAAAATATTAGATATTACTGCATTTGCGAATCCGACTACAAACTCCTATGCTCGCTTTGGAGCTTATAAGGCCCCCAAATATGTATCATGGTCACACCAAAATCGTTCACAACTTGTAAGGATTCCTGCTGAAAAAGGAGAATATAGCAGGATGGAGCTTCGTTCTCCGGATCCATCCTGTAATCCATATATTACTTTTGCGTTGATTTTACATGCAGGACTTGATGGCATTGAAAAAGGATTAGAGCTTCCAAAACCAGTTAATTCTAATTTATATATCACCACAGGCCATGAACTAGAGAGTTTAAAAGTGCTTCCTCAGAATCTAAAAGAGGCTTTAGATATTGCATCGGGAAGTACTTTTGTTAAAAATGTCTTAGGAGAAGAAATGCTGGATAAATATCTTGAAATCAAGCTTGGAGAATGGAATCGATATATTGAAAGCTCAGATAAAGAGAATATAGATAAGCAGATGTATTTTGATCTGGTCTGATCTTAAATAATGGATAAAGTCGGTGGTGGTATGGAGCGTATTTTAATTGTATCAAGTTCTGAGAAAGTCAGTTCTTCATTAGAAGAACTTTTAAAATTCAACTCTTATAAAGAAATTATCTGTGCTAAAAGTGCCAATGAAGCAAAGCGCATTTTAATTGACAGAGAAATCGATTTGTGTATTATTAATGCACCCTTAACGGATGAGTTTGGCGCAAATTTTGCAATTAATGTAGTCAGTAGAGGCACCATTCAAGTCATGCTTATTGTAAAAAGTGAATTGGAAGATGAGATATCCGATAAAGTTGAAAATTACGGTGTATTTGTAATATCCAAACCAGTTAATCGACAGGTATTCTGGAGTGCCCTGAAGCTGATTACAGCATCCTATAATAGAATGCGGGGACTTAAAAATGAAAATGAACAACTGCAAAAGAGAATAGAAGATATTCGTTTAGTGGATAGAGCTAAATGTGTTTTAATTGAATATTTGAAGATGACAGAATCAGAAGCCCATAGATTTATAGAAAAACAAGCAATGGATATGCGAATTACGAAAAGAGAAGTAGCAGAAAGAATCTTAAAAACCTATGAGAAGTAAGTAGGAGAGAAGGGAAAATATGCAGTTAAAATTTACGAAGATGCACGGCTGCGGCAATGATTATATATATTTTAATTGCCTCGAAGAAGAACTGCCCAATCCAGAAGATTTGGCAATTACTTTATCTGACAGGCATTTTGGAATTGGTGGAGACGGAATCGTACTGATTTGTAAATCTGATATTGCCGACGCAAAAATGCGGATGTTTAATATGGATGGCAGTGAAGGCAAAATGTGCGGTAATGCCATTCGCTGTGTGGGAAAATATCTTTATGATCATAGGATTATTCATAAAGAAGAAATTTTAATTGATACATTAAGTGGTGTTAAAAAATTAAGATTATATATAAAAGATAATCTTGTAGATTCAGTCCAGGTAGATATGGGCAGGGCAGAGTTTGCTCCCCATAAAATTCCTGTGACTTTAGATGGAGATAAAATTATAAATCAGGAAACTATGATTGGAGATCAATCCTACCATATTACTTGCGTATCCATGGGAAATCCTCACTGCGTCGTTTTTATGGAGGATATAGAGCCAATACAGATTGAAGAATTAGGTCCGATTTTTGAACATGCGCCTATTTTTCCTGAAAGGGTCAATACAGAGTTTATAAAAGTTATCAATGAAAATACTTTAGAAATGAGAGTATGGGAAAGAGGCAGTGGTGAAACCTTAGCTTGCGGAACAGGAGCTTGTGCTGCAGCTGTAGCAGCAGTAGAAAATGGATTTTGTAAAAAAGGTGAAGACATTAAGGTGAAACTCCTGGGTGGAGAACTTATTATAAATTATACAGACGAAACTGTTTTGATGACCGGAAATGCTCAAAAAGTGTTCGAAGGGGTTATTGATATCGTCGACGGAGGGATAAAGATTGCAAATTAATCGTAATTATTTAGATTTACAGGACAGTTATTTGTTTTCTACAATAGCTAGAAAAGTATCAGAATATAAAAGTAAATATCCAGAAAAGGATATTATTCGATTAGGCATTGGAGATGTAACTCTGCCTCTTTGCGAAGCAGTAGTTAAAGCAATGGAAGCAGCGGTTTTAGAAATGGGTACCCAACATGGCTTCAGAGGCTATGGACCGGAGCAAGGCTATGATTTTTTAAGATCAGCGGTTAGGGACTATTATAAAAACAGAGGTGTAACCTTACAGGATAATGAAGTATTTATTAGTGACGGTGCTAAAAGCGATTTAGGGAATATCTTAGACATTTTCGGATTAGATAATACGGTTTTAATCCCTGATCCGGTTTATCCAGTTTATGTTGATACGAATATTATGGCAGGGCGACAAATCATTTATATGAATGCAAACGAAGAAAACAGCTTTTTGCCTATGCCTGATGAAACTGTAAAAGCCGATATTATCTATTTATGCTCACCCAATAATCCCACAGGAGCAGTTTATAACAAAACTCAATTAAAAGCATGGGTGGACTACGCACTTTCTCGTAATGCAGTCATTCTTTTTGATGCAGCGTATGAAGCATTTATTCAAGATGAAGAGCTTCCAAAAAGTATCTATGAAATAGATGGAGCTAAACAATGTGCTATTGAATTTTGCTCTCTTTCTAAGACTGCAGGGTTTACCGGCACAAGATGCGGATATACTATAGTTCCTGTTGAGCTGATTTATGAAAATACGAGTTTAAATAAATTGTGGCTTCGCAGACAAACCACGAAGTTTAATGGGGTTCCATATATTATTCAGCGAGGAGCAGAAGCCGTCTTTTCAGAAGATGGACAGAAACAGATCAAAGAAAATATACAGTATTATTTAGAGAATGCGAAAATTATTTCTGAAACTTTGTCCAATATGGGAATTTGGTTTGTTGGAGGAAAAAATTCTCCGTATATTTGGCTTAAATGCCCGAACAATATGACCTCTTGGGAATTCTTTGATTATTTGCTTGAAAACGCCAACGTAGTTGGAACTCCGGGAGAAGGATTTGGGAAAAATGGAGAAGGCTTTTTTAGACTCACCTCCTTTGGCAAGAGAGAAGATATAATCACAGCCATGAATAGAATTTCTAATATAAAGTTTTAAAACGAAACTTTTCAATCTCTATTTCATATAATAGATATTGACAAAGGCGTCACAATTATGTGGCGTCTTTTTTTGTTTAACTAGACAAGTTCGTATTGTTTTCATGAATGTAATTTTTGAAAAGGAAAATTATATTGCTTAGGAGGGATTACTATGTGTGGTATTGCTGGTTGGATAGATTTTACACAGAACCTAACAGAAAGAAAACCTGTTATTGATAAAATGTCTGAGACATTGATTCGCCGTGGACCGGATGCAGATGGTATTTATCTTAAAGAAAATGTATGTCTCATTCATCGAAGACTCATTGTTGTGGATCCTGAAAACGGTATTCAGCCGATGACTTTAGAAAAAGGGAATATAAAATATACTATTGTATATAATGGAGAACTTTATAATACCGAGGATCTCCGCAAGGAGCTACTAGTCTGTGGTTATACTTTTAGAGGCCACTCAGATACAGAGGTATTATTAACATCGTTTATCCATTGGGGTGAAGAGTGTCTTGAAAGATTAAATGGAATTTATGCTTTTGCCATATGGAATGATGCAGAAGAAAAATTATTTTTGGCACGGGACCGAATGGGGGTAAAGCCGCTATTTTTCTATCTTTATAAAGAGAGTATCCTCTTTGGCTCAGAAATAAAAACCCTTCTTGCAAACCCTCTGATTCAGCCCGTCATTAATAAAGAAGGATTATGTGAAATATTCTTTCTTGGTCCCGGACGAACAAGTGGTAATGGAATTATTAAAGGGATTAGAGAATTAAAACCTGGAGAGTATGCGGTATTTGACAGAAGTGGGCTGAGAATAAAAACCTACTGGACTTTAAAAGCTTATGAACATCAAGACAATATAGACGTAACTATTGAAAAGATAAGAGCTTTAATCATCGATGCAGTAAAACGCCAGTTAGTATCCGATGTCCCTCTTTGTTGTTTTTTATCCGGAGGCCTTGATTCCAGTATTATTTCAAAAATAGCTGCAGAGGAATATAAAATAGAAAATCGTGGAGTGTTGCATACGTATTCCGTTGATTATGTGGATAATCAAAAATATTTTAAAGAAAGTGTTTTTCAACCTAATTCGGATAAGAAATATATTGACAGGATGGTTGATGATATTGGATCAATTCACCATGAAATAATAATTGATCATACTGAACTGGCAGAAGCATTACATGATGCAGCCATAGCCAGAGATCTACCCGGAATGGGTGATGTGGATTCTTCTCTTCTATTATTTTGCAAGGAAGTTAAAAAAGATTTTACGGTTGCTGTTTCTGGAGAATGTGCAGACGAAATATTTGGCGGATATCCCTGGTATCATAATCGAGATATATTATTTGAAGACAATTTTCCATGGGCTCGTTCTCTTGAAATAAGAAAAACTATTTTAAAACCGGGGGTATTGGATGAAGGCGAAGAATATGTAAGACAGAAATATCAAGATGCTATAGCCCATGTAGATGTCTTGCCAGGGGAGGATAAATTTCATTCACGTATACGTCAAATGTATGTGTTAAATATGAATTGGTTTATGCAGACCTTGCTTGATAGAAAAGATCGTATGAGTATGTATAATGGACTGGAAGTAAGAGTACCTTTTTGCGATCATCGTATTGTTGAATATGCATATAATATGCCGTGGGACATTAAGTCTTTGGATGGAAGAGAAAAAGGCATTGTCAGAAAAGCCATGGAGGGCATATTGCCGGATGAAATCATATGGCGTAAAAAAAGCCCATATCCTAAGATTCATCATCCTGAATATTTTAAAACAGTAAGTGAAAAAATAATGACGCTGTATCATAAACCAAATGGTATATTATCAGAGTTAATAAACTGGGATACAGTAAAAAGTATAACAGAAAATCCTGAACAATATAGTTCTCCTTGGTATGGCCAGCTCATGACGGCGCCACAAATTCTTGCTTATATCTTGCAAATTGATACTTGGCTCGAAGAATTTCATGTTAAAATAGAAGGAGAATTATAGAAGGATTCTTTTTTTAATTAGTATTGACGAAAGCCGTGGAATTGTGTATAATCTAATACAGTGCTTTAGAACTTTTCTCCGTTTATATGCATAAAGCACAACCTTGCAAGCCGGAGGGAGGGGAATCCATGTCAGAGGTTATCGTTAGAGAAAATGAATCTTTGGATAGTGCTCTACGCCGTTTTAAAAGAAACTGTGCTAAAGCTGGTATCATGCAAGAGATTCGTAAGAGAGAACATTACGAAAAACCAAGTGTTAAGCGTAAAAAGAAATCAGAAGCTGCTAGAAAGAAAAATAGATAATTTTTAATAAATTATATAAAGGATGATGTTTATGTCTTTAAAAGCAAGGCTTTTGGAAGACATGAAGGCAGCGATGAAAGAAAAAGATAATGTCCGTAAGAACGCCATTCAAATGGTTCGCGCTGCGATACTGCAGGTTGAAAAAGATCAAAAAATCGAATTAGATGACGAAGGTATCATTGAAGTAATCGCTAAGGAATGTAAAAAGCGCAATGATTCACTTGCTGAAATCGAAAAAAGCGATCGTCAGGATTTGATAGATGATTTAAAAAGAGAAATCACTATTTTGAAATCTTATCTTCCTGAACAGTTATCTGATGAAGAATTAGAGAAAATCGTTGCCGAAGTGATCTTGGAAGTTGGGGCATCCTCCATGAAAGATATGGGTAAAGTAATGGGTGCTGTTATACCAAAAGTAAAAGGTCGTGCCGATAACGGAAGAATTAGTGCAATAGCTAAAGAAAAATTAAAATAATAAAAACCTTGGAACTTTGTTCCAAGGTTTTTATTATGTCTTAAAATCCCTTTTTCTGCATATTAATTTATGAGGGGAGGGACGCGTTTATGGGTAGAAAGAAGCGAAAAAATAAAAAAGAAGAAGAAAGCATACAACCGATTAATT
The genomic region above belongs to Defluviitalea saccharophila and contains:
- a CDS encoding NAD(P)/FAD-dependent oxidoreductase, yielding MKYVIIGNSTAAVGAIEGIRKIDLDGEITVVSKEPYHVYSRPLISYLLYGKTDEERMKYRKDNFYEAMNCKTILGREAMQVHHERKEVELDDDTVINYDKLLIATGSEPFIPPMEGIESVKDKFTFMSLDDAKNLEKALSPDSKVLIIGAGLIGLKCAEGIRKKVGSITVVDLADRILSSILDQEGAKVVQSHIEKENIQFVLKTQVTKFLNNKALLSNGEEIDFDVLVLAVGVRPNVDLIKEINGKVNRGIVVDEFCRTSLSDIYAAGDCCESYDITTDQNRVLALLPNAYMMGECAGINMAGGEKVYDKAIPMNSIGFFGLHMVTAGSYDGEVYTQNESGQYKKLFIKDGLLKGYIIIGNIEKAGIYTSLIREKTPLSEIDFELICSRPSLMAFSKIERKKKLGGAIYGY
- a CDS encoding glutamate synthase; the encoded protein is MDINAKDLHFKELNERIKNSPEKDIVINECNGQRYIGSGQKGKNITINGVPGNALGSYLDGCIIRVHGNAQDATGDTMNDGTIYIHGNSGDACGYAMRGGKIFIRDNAGYRTGIHMKQYKDKRPVIVIGGSVGSFLGEYLAGGIIVVLGLNSEETPSVGNFCGTGMHGGKIYLRTNQLPQDLPKQVIAKEATAEDMEEIKEYIEEFCQEFGGNKENILNSNFFCLIPDTKNPYKQMYTYN
- the glnA gene encoding type I glutamate--ammonia ligase, producing the protein MTYTMKEVLQFVKENDVKFIRLAFCDILGTQKNISIMPDELERAFENGISFDASSILGFMNVEQSDLFLYPDPSTLSILPWRPQQGRVIRFFCDIKHPDKRPFEGDTRNILKKAVERAEKMGYVCKIGSECEFYLFETDEKGKPTDIPYDGGGYLDIAPLDKGENVRREICLSLEQMGIQPESSHHEQGPGQNEIDFKYSDAITAADNLITFKSVVKAIASRNGLFASFMPKPISHESGSGLHINLSLLKNGFNIFRDGQDHSTDAKSFIAGVLDKILDITAFANPTTNSYARFGAYKAPKYVSWSHQNRSQLVRIPAEKGEYSRMELRSPDPSCNPYITFALILHAGLDGIEKGLELPKPVNSNLYITTGHELESLKVLPQNLKEALDIASGSTFVKNVLGEEMLDKYLEIKLGEWNRYIESSDKENIDKQMYFDLV
- a CDS encoding ANTAR domain-containing response regulator, translated to MERILIVSSSEKVSSSLEELLKFNSYKEIICAKSANEAKRILIDREIDLCIINAPLTDEFGANFAINVVSRGTIQVMLIVKSELEDEISDKVENYGVFVISKPVNRQVFWSALKLITASYNRMRGLKNENEQLQKRIEDIRLVDRAKCVLIEYLKMTESEAHRFIEKQAMDMRITKREVAERILKTYEK
- the dapF gene encoding diaminopimelate epimerase; the encoded protein is MQLKFTKMHGCGNDYIYFNCLEEELPNPEDLAITLSDRHFGIGGDGIVLICKSDIADAKMRMFNMDGSEGKMCGNAIRCVGKYLYDHRIIHKEEILIDTLSGVKKLRLYIKDNLVDSVQVDMGRAEFAPHKIPVTLDGDKIINQETMIGDQSYHITCVSMGNPHCVVFMEDIEPIQIEELGPIFEHAPIFPERVNTEFIKVINENTLEMRVWERGSGETLACGTGACAAAVAAVENGFCKKGEDIKVKLLGGELIINYTDETVLMTGNAQKVFEGVIDIVDGGIKIAN
- a CDS encoding LL-diaminopimelate aminotransferase, with amino-acid sequence MQINRNYLDLQDSYLFSTIARKVSEYKSKYPEKDIIRLGIGDVTLPLCEAVVKAMEAAVLEMGTQHGFRGYGPEQGYDFLRSAVRDYYKNRGVTLQDNEVFISDGAKSDLGNILDIFGLDNTVLIPDPVYPVYVDTNIMAGRQIIYMNANEENSFLPMPDETVKADIIYLCSPNNPTGAVYNKTQLKAWVDYALSRNAVILFDAAYEAFIQDEELPKSIYEIDGAKQCAIEFCSLSKTAGFTGTRCGYTIVPVELIYENTSLNKLWLRRQTTKFNGVPYIIQRGAEAVFSEDGQKQIKENIQYYLENAKIISETLSNMGIWFVGGKNSPYIWLKCPNNMTSWEFFDYLLENANVVGTPGEGFGKNGEGFFRLTSFGKREDIITAMNRISNIKF
- the asnB gene encoding asparagine synthase (glutamine-hydrolyzing); amino-acid sequence: MCGIAGWIDFTQNLTERKPVIDKMSETLIRRGPDADGIYLKENVCLIHRRLIVVDPENGIQPMTLEKGNIKYTIVYNGELYNTEDLRKELLVCGYTFRGHSDTEVLLTSFIHWGEECLERLNGIYAFAIWNDAEEKLFLARDRMGVKPLFFYLYKESILFGSEIKTLLANPLIQPVINKEGLCEIFFLGPGRTSGNGIIKGIRELKPGEYAVFDRSGLRIKTYWTLKAYEHQDNIDVTIEKIRALIIDAVKRQLVSDVPLCCFLSGGLDSSIISKIAAEEYKIENRGVLHTYSVDYVDNQKYFKESVFQPNSDKKYIDRMVDDIGSIHHEIIIDHTELAEALHDAAIARDLPGMGDVDSSLLLFCKEVKKDFTVAVSGECADEIFGGYPWYHNRDILFEDNFPWARSLEIRKTILKPGVLDEGEEYVRQKYQDAIAHVDVLPGEDKFHSRIRQMYVLNMNWFMQTLLDRKDRMSMYNGLEVRVPFCDHRIVEYAYNMPWDIKSLDGREKGIVRKAMEGILPDEIIWRKKSPYPKIHHPEYFKTVSEKIMTLYHKPNGILSELINWDTVKSITENPEQYSSPWYGQLMTAPQILAYILQIDTWLEEFHVKIEGEL
- the rpsU gene encoding 30S ribosomal protein S21 codes for the protein MSEVIVRENESLDSALRRFKRNCAKAGIMQEIRKREHYEKPSVKRKKKSEAARKKNR
- a CDS encoding GatB/YqeY domain-containing protein, whose amino-acid sequence is MSLKARLLEDMKAAMKEKDNVRKNAIQMVRAAILQVEKDQKIELDDEGIIEVIAKECKKRNDSLAEIEKSDRQDLIDDLKREITILKSYLPEQLSDEELEKIVAEVILEVGASSMKDMGKVMGAVIPKVKGRADNGRISAIAKEKLK